In one window of Gossypium arboreum isolate Shixiya-1 chromosome 4, ASM2569848v2, whole genome shotgun sequence DNA:
- the LOC108460435 gene encoding 60S acidic ribosomal protein P0-like, translating into MAVKPSKADKKIAYDAKLCQLLDEYTQILIAAADNVGSNQLQNIRKGLRGDSVVLMGKNTMMKRSVRMHAEKTGNQAFLNLIPLLQGNVGLIFTKGDLKEVSEEVAKYKVGAPARVGLVAPIDVVVPPGNTGLDPSQTSFFQVLNIPTKINKGTVEIITPVELIKKGDKVGSSEAALLAKLGIRPFSYGLVVLSVYDNGSVFSPEVLDLTEDDLIEKFASGVSMVTALSLAISYPTLAAVPHMFINGYKNVLAVAVATEYSFRQADKVKEYLADPSKFAVATAPVAAAGGAAPAAAVPAEEKKPEPEEESDDDMGFSLFD; encoded by the exons ATGGCAGTGAAGCCCTCCAAAGCCGACAAGAAAATCGCCTACGATGCTAAATTATGTCAACTCTTAGACGAGTACACCCAGATCTTAATTGCGGCAGCCGACAATGTGGGTTCGAATCAGCTCCAGAACATTCGCAAAGGTCTTCGAGGTGACTCAGTTGTTCTCATGGGTAAAAATACAATGATGAAAAGGTCCGTCCGTATGCACGCTGAGAAAACCGGAAACCAGGCTTTCCTTAACCTTATCCCCTTGCTTCAG GGAAATGTTGGTTTGATTTTTACCAAGGGTGATTTGAAGGAAGTCAGTGAGGAAGTTGCCAAGTACAAG GTTGGAGCTCCTGCTCGTGTTGGTCTGGTTGCACCCATTGATGTGGTTGTCCCACCCGGCAACACTGGGCTTGACCCTTCACAAACTTCTTTCTTCCAG GTGCTTAATATTCCAACCAAGATTAACAAGGGTACTGTTGAAATTATCACTCCTGTGGAGCTTATCAAGAAGGGCGACAAGGTTGGGTCTTCTGAGGCTGCACTTCTTGCCAAGCTTGGAATTAGGCCCTTCTCATATGGTCTTGTTGTATTGTCTGTTTATGACAATGGCTCTGTTTTTAGCCCTGAGGTGTTGGATCTTACCGAGGATGACCTGATTGAGAAATTTGCTAGTGGTGTCTCCATGGTTACTGCATTGTCTCTTGCCATCTCATACCCGACCCTTGCAGCTGTACCACACATGTTCATCAATGGCTACAAGAATGTCTTGGCTGTTGCAGTTGCAACAGAGTATTCTTTCCGTCAGGCCGATAAAGTGAAAGAGTATTTGGCG GATCCAAGCAAATTTGCCGTTGCTACTGCCCCTGTTGCTGCTGCTGGTGGTGCTGCTCCGGCTGCTGCTGTCCCTGCAGAGGAGAAAAAACCAGAACCAGAAGAAGAGTCTGATGATGATATGGGattcagtctctttgactaa
- the LOC108460436 gene encoding glycosylinositol phosphorylceramide mannosyl transferase 1, whose protein sequence is MRGGLPISRRSVFKLRQVGIGTLGSAKIKILLCGCVVLSLLAIANRNRDSSSFMGWTGDFDRSSSPRGRYSIVMNTWKRYDLLKKSISHYTSCPRLDSVHIVWSEPDPPSDSLKRYLNHVVRSNSRKDQQVELVFDINKEDSLNNRFKEIKDLKTDAVFSIDDDVIFPCTSVEFAFTVWQSASDTMVGYVPRMHWVDQKKGENKYKYGGWWSVWWTGTYSMVLSKAAFFHKKYLKLYTDEMPASLKEYITKNRNCEDIAMSFLVANATDAPPIWVKGKIFEIGSTGISNLGGHSERRTECVNKFVDEFGRMPLVPTVMKAVDSRYSWFW, encoded by the exons ATGAGGGGCGGTTTACCTATTAGCCGTCGATCGGTTTTCAAGTTGCGTCAAGTTGGGATCGGGACGCTTGGATCGGCAAAGATCAAGATCCTTCTCTGCGGTTGCGTCGTGTTAAGTCTACTCGCAATCGCGAACCGAAACCGCGACAGTTCTTCGTTTATGGGATGGACCGGTGACTTTGACCGCTCTTCTTCTCCAAG GGGAAGATACTCGATTGTAATGAATACTTGGAAAAGATATGATCTCTTGAAGAAGTCGATTTCCCACTACACGTCATGTCCGAGGCTCGATTCTGTACATATTGTATGGAGTGAGCCGGATCCTCCATCTGATTCGCTTAAAAGATATCTCAACCATGTTGTGCGTTCAAACTCTAGAAAGGATCAGCAAGTTGAGTTGGTCTTTGATATCAATAAAGAAGATAGCTTGAACAACAGATTTAAAGAAATTAAGGATTTGAAGACGGATGCGGTTTTCTCAATTGATGATGATGTTATATTCCCTTGCACTTCTGTAGAATTTGCTTTCACTGTTTGGCAAAGTGCCTCAGATACAATGGTGGGATATGTTCCTCGTATGCATTGGGTAGATCAAAAG AAAGGAGAGAATAAATACAAATATGGCGGATGGTGGTCAGTTTGGTGGACTGGTACATACAGCATGGTACTCTCAAAGGCTGCCTTCTTCCACAAGAAGTATCTCAAACTTTACACTGATGAGATGCCTGCATCACTTAAAGAATACATAACCAAGAACAG GAATTGTGAAGATATTGCGATGTCATTTCTTGTTGCAAATGCGACAGATGCTCCTCCCATTTGGGTGAAAG GGAAAATATTTGAGATCGGTTCAACTGGCATTAGCAACCTGGGAGGTCATAGTGAAAGAAGAACAGAATGTGTCAACAAGTTTGTGGATGAGTTTGGACGAATGCCCTTAGTTCCGACTGTTATGAAGGCTGTGGATAGCCGCTACAGTTGGTTTTGGTGA